The following coding sequences lie in one Bacteroidota bacterium genomic window:
- a CDS encoding (2Fe-2S) ferredoxin domain-containing protein: MDKIKSLADLKKLKENLQSKITLREQSNHPESHIQIKVAMATCGIASGAKVTMDYLIDELEKRNIDAVVTQTGCMGYCYAEPTIEVTLPGQEPVVYGYVDTKKANEIIEKHIKNGELVDGIIPVSYKTIDNK; the protein is encoded by the coding sequence ATGGATAAAATAAAATCGCTGGCTGATCTGAAAAAACTGAAAGAAAATTTGCAATCAAAAATCACTTTAAGGGAACAGAGCAACCATCCCGAAAGCCACATTCAGATAAAGGTAGCAATGGCCACCTGCGGAATTGCTTCCGGAGCAAAAGTTACCATGGATTATCTGATTGACGAACTTGAAAAACGGAATATCGACGCAGTAGTGACCCAAACCGGCTGTATGGGCTATTGTTACGCCGAGCCCACCATTGAAGTCACCCTCCCTGGCCAGGAACCTGTGGTTTATGGGTATGTAGACACCAAAAAGGCCAATGAAATTATTGAAAAACATATAAAAAACGGGGAATTAGTGGATGGAATAATTCCCGTCAGCTACAAAACCATAGACAATAAATAA
- a CDS encoding ATP-binding protein → MKDLSLHILDIIQNSLRADASLIELTIEENLRLNILKICIADNGKGMDTEMIKKATDPFFTTRKTRKVGLGLSLFKQNAEQTGGYLTINSVLNQGTEINAIFGYNNIDRPALGDVPGIVALSASSNPTVDFVYKHLKNGKEYLFDTREVKAVLEDVSISNSGIMRYIKEMIYENLANIGVSFG, encoded by the coding sequence ATGAAAGACTTGTCACTGCATATTCTTGATATCATTCAAAATTCACTGAGGGCTGATGCAAGCCTGATTGAATTGACCATAGAGGAAAACCTGCGCCTTAATATTCTTAAGATCTGCATAGCAGACAATGGCAAAGGGATGGACACTGAAATGATCAAAAAAGCCACCGATCCTTTTTTCACTACACGGAAAACCCGGAAAGTAGGACTGGGCCTTTCGCTTTTCAAACAAAATGCAGAGCAAACAGGAGGTTACCTGACTATAAACTCTGTCCTAAATCAGGGCACAGAAATCAATGCAATTTTCGGATACAACAACATTGACAGGCCAGCTTTGGGAGATGTGCCGGGCATAGTCGCCCTTAGCGCCTCATCAAACCCTACTGTCGACTTTGTTTATAAACACCTAAAAAACGGGAAAGAATATTTATTTGATACCCGTGAAGTAAAAGCTGTTTTGGAAGATGTTTCCATCAGCAATTCAGGAATCATGAGATACATCAAGGAAATGATTTACGAAAATCTTGCAAATATTGGAGTTTCATTTGGCTAA
- a CDS encoding PHP domain-containing protein produces the protein MKTFRADLHIHTVLSPCSDLEMSPGNIIAKAKEKNLDLIGITDHNCTKNCHITEQIGKEQGIMVLCGAEITTKEEAHCLAFFETPENLNDFQHYLDTYLPDIQNDITKFGYQLVVDENENIIEEIDKLLISAINQNMDEIESTIHGLNGLFIPAHIDRLKFSITSQLGFVPADIKADALELSGNTSKNKFLENNPHLKDFSFIQSSDAHYIHQIGTVSTLFFMEQLSFDEISSALKSKNGRRVEIR, from the coding sequence ATGAAAACCTTTAGGGCTGATTTACATATTCATACTGTCTTGTCCCCTTGCAGCGATCTTGAGATGAGCCCCGGAAATATTATCGCCAAAGCCAAAGAAAAAAATTTAGACCTAATCGGCATTACCGACCACAACTGCACCAAAAACTGCCATATCACTGAACAAATTGGTAAAGAGCAGGGCATTATGGTTTTATGCGGTGCTGAAATCACTACAAAAGAAGAAGCCCATTGCCTGGCCTTCTTCGAAACACCTGAAAACCTCAATGATTTTCAGCATTATCTGGACACCTATCTTCCTGATATACAAAACGACATCACCAAATTTGGATATCAGCTGGTTGTGGATGAAAACGAAAATATTATTGAAGAAATAGATAAATTGCTGATCTCGGCCATCAATCAAAATATGGATGAGATAGAATCAACCATTCATGGATTGAATGGTTTGTTCATCCCGGCACATATCGACCGTCTAAAATTCAGTATTACCAGCCAACTGGGATTTGTGCCGGCAGATATTAAAGCAGATGCCCTGGAATTATCGGGGAATACTTCAAAGAATAAATTTCTGGAAAACAATCCACATCTGAAAGACTTCTCCTTTATCCAAAGTTCGGATGCCCATTATATCCATCAAATTGGAACTGTATCCACGCTTTTTTTTATGGAACAATTATCGTTTGATGAAATAAGTTCCGCCTTAAAGTCAAAAAACGGGAGGAGGGTTGAAATTCGATGA
- a CDS encoding serine kinase codes for MKVSDIVKELGLKVFSGDKGLDREVTGGYSSDLLSDVMGDSLEGQVWITLQTHKNVMAIASLKELAAIILVKGNTPEKDMAGQSNIENIPVLGTNEETFSICGKLFKLMENK; via the coding sequence ATGAAGGTTTCTGACATCGTTAAAGAATTAGGTTTAAAGGTTTTCAGCGGTGACAAAGGTCTGGACCGTGAGGTAACAGGAGGATATTCTTCAGATCTGCTGAGTGATGTAATGGGTGATTCCCTGGAAGGGCAAGTCTGGATCACCTTACAAACTCACAAAAATGTAATGGCCATAGCTTCATTAAAGGAATTGGCTGCAATAATCCTGGTTAAAGGGAATACTCCTGAAAAAGACATGGCCGGCCAAAGTAACATTGAAAATATTCCCGTCCTGGGTACCAACGAGGAGACGTTTTCAATTTGTGGAAAACTGTTTAAGCTCATGGAAAATAAATGA